The following nucleotide sequence is from Ananas comosus cultivar F153 unplaced genomic scaffold, ASM154086v1, whole genome shotgun sequence.
CTTGCCATATAAGGATAAATTTGGTACTTTAATCTTTCCTACAGGTAAATTCATTGGAATCTTTTATAGTGAAGAGTTGAAGTTCGCACGTGATTTAGGTTACCATATAATTCCTCTTAGGGGGTATTTGTTTGAGGCGATGTCAAGTCCTTTCGAAGGGATCATTTCTGACCTCTATGAAAGCAGACTCGAAGCTAAGAAAAGAGGTGATGAGCCTATGACATTTATTTATAAGATTTTAATGAATTCGCTCTATGGTAGATTTGGTATGAATCCTGAAAGTACAGTAACCGAGATCTGCAATCAAAAAAGATACGAGGAATTGATGAAGATGGATAATTTTCAATCAGCTGAAATGCTTACTGAAAATTACTATATTGTCAATTACATTACCAATAGTAGCTTTGCAGAAGACGATAACTGGAAAGCTCCTAAGATGTCGGCGGTTCAATTAGCAGCTGCTGTAACTGCTTGTGCTCGTATTCATATGTATCCATACATTTCCAGACCTGACTGTTATTATACTGATACTGACTCAGTAGTTCTAGGATGTCCTCTTTCTGACGATTTAATCTCATCCATGGAAATGGGGAAGTTTAAACTCGAATACTTTGTCAAGAAAGGAATCTTTTTAGCACCAAAAAGTTATATGTTAGAAACAGTTGACGAACAACATGTTATTAGACACAAGGGCCCTGCTAAAGATTTAGTAACATCTGAATGGTTTAAAAAGCAATTAGCTGATCCAtctctaacggagctgatcccCACTCATGTAAATTTCAGAATAGATTGGAAAAAATTCCAGATTGGAAAAAAAGATATTCTCATCAAACTAGGACTACCACAGAGTACGAAAAGAGAGAATGTCTATGATTCAGAAAATGTTTGGATAGAAACACGACCTATAAATGTAATTGACCTAGGAAGTAAAGATGCTACTACTATATTGAAATATGAGCTATTGAGGTTATCAGTCAGTCAGTCCACTACTGAGGGTCAAAAGACCCCTACTGAAGGTCAAAAGACCCCTACTGAAGGTCAAAAGACCCCTACTGAAGGTAAAAATACCCCTACTGAAGGTCAAAAGGCCACTACGGTTCAACCTACTCTCTACAATACCAAGGACCACGACAATAGTATTCCCAAACCTGAtgaataaaagcaagaaatgaGAAGGGCCCTACCCGGCTCAACCGGTCCATTTAACACCCTAATAACTTCAGTTCACCCGTCAAGAAATGAGAAGGGTCCATTTTAACACcaagaataaaataaagagatatatttattCTAAGACACGATCTTCTAAGATAACCAGGAAGGAATAAAGGGGAATACAAAGAGGAAATGTCTGGGAGCCAATCGATATAAAAGACTTTTCTGGAAAAGTACTGATAAAATCACTAAGGCATCAAGTACTCTGCTGAGAACACCCAGATCCTTTCTATATTGGctgagagggaaagagagaaagataaagaTACATACAAAGATAACGCTGAGAAGGAAAGAAGTATTCCCGAGAGTGAACCCCGGTGGGTCAAGACTATATTTCGTATAAACGAATCTTCTAACTGATGAGGAGTGTCTCGATATAATGGAATATCTGAATGGAAAGCAGGACAGACGGGCTGAGGCATTTCAGATGGCCAAAAAGGAAGTCAAACCACAACAGCCGGAAGAACCCATCCTCGACCAAACCTAAGAAGCGGGGTTAACAATCTATCAAAACCGACCGGGAGAGAGTCTTTTTTTCTGGACTTTAGATCATCTTGTAACCTCTACTTATACTTATGCCGCATGTAAGGCGTAAAGATGGCAAGGAGTTCTTTCCTAAAGGAGCATTTAACGCTTCTCCAACCCTCCGAAGACACGATCAATAGGCGCTACATCTAATGCAGTAAAGAAGGCTTACTTAAATGATATCCAGCCTTAGCTAAGAAATCCTTCCTTCAACCTCACGAACGGGATAAGGCGATAAGGAAGAAAAATCCCAATTGAAAGGAAGAAAAGCATTCTATCACTTACTAAAGGCTAAAGGTGACACGACAGCTAGACCACCATACGCTGGCATCTCTTAAGGAAAAACAGCGGTCGAATAGATCAATGGTTGGCCCGGCCAAAGCAACTAGATCGGTTGGCGCTGGATCTAGGACATCGTACTCAGGGGATACGCACTCGGCTCGCTCAAGGCATTCCCTAAGCTATGTTTCGAGCGCTTGTCAGCCAAACCTCATTAAAACGCTGAGGGAACTATTTGTCGAGATATATACCCAAGCGGCCAACAAAGAAGGAAACCTAAAAAAGGTTGAGCATTCAAACCGCTTGAACTGGGCTATTAAGGAAATGTTTGACAGAAAGTTTAGAGGTGTAACTAATACATATGAAGATATTGTAAATTACGGCAATATCCTTGTGGATATTGGCACAAAAGGAAAGAATAGTTGTTTTTATAAGGAGATAGTGTCAATACTTGAAAAAATCAACGAAAAATAAGAAGACGTAGGAGGGAGGGTGGGGTCACGATCGACTAACGGAGAAGTCACCCGTAAGGGATAATATTGGTTCGAATCCAATTCATGATTCCAGTGGAAAATCCATTTTCTACGAGTGCTTTGAAAGCTTTGAAGTCTTCACCTCAGATTTAGCACGCATTGGAATACCCACGTATAGCGAGAAAAATCATCAATGAAAGAAACATAGTATTTAAATCCAGAATTAGAAACAACAGGAGAAAGCCAAACATCAGAATGCACTAGTTGCAAGGGTAGAGTACACAAGAGTACACAAATGTTCGACGTCACTAAAAGGTAAAGACTTAGATTTACCTAACTGACAAGAAGTACAAGAACTAAATAATTTAGGTGTAGAAGGGATGACACCAGTCTTCTGGAGAAAGAAAAGGGTCTTCATACTGGGATGTCCTAATCGATGATGCCATAAGGA
It contains:
- the LOC109705488 gene encoding uncharacterized protein LOC109705488, giving the protein MKNKRLRTVYFHNFSRFDGILILRYYAERGKKYKIKPLVRNHKLYELKVYINDKFLLRFRDSCTLLPSSLASLGRTLCPELGPKGSIPHEDLDVSDLRAKSEDLINYLRQDILILGGVMLKAQEINWSKYQIDIEGVMTVSALSLKIFRKKYFDDNIFHINIPTQNQDTFIRRGYYGGHVDVYKPYGENLYYYDVNSLYPYIMKSYPMPCGVPVWHNNLECQDLDNLFGFIEAYVVCPASISHPFLPYKDKFGTLIFPTGKFIGIFYSEELKFARDLGYHIIPLRGYLFEAMSSPFEGIISDLYESRLEAKKRGDEPMTFIYKILMNSLYGRFGMNPESTVTEICNQKRYEELMKMDNFQSAEMLTENYYIVNYITNSSFAEDDNWKAPKMSAVQLAAAVTACARIHMYPYISRPDCYYTDTDSVVLGCPLSDDLISSMEMGKFKLEYFVKKGIFLAPKSYMLETVDEQHVIRHKGPAKDLVTSEWFKKQLADPSLTELIPTHVNFRIDWKKFQIGKKDILIKLGLPQSTKRENVYDSENVWIETRPINVIDLGSKDATTILKYELLRLSVSQSTTEGQKTPTEGQKTPTEGQKTPTEGKNTPTEGQKATTVQPTLYNTKDHDNSIPKPDE